In Pectobacterium aroidearum, the following are encoded in one genomic region:
- a CDS encoding GGDEF domain-containing protein, producing the protein MNNDLTLKTIKFMPFLFLTTFIVSCLGFRFRVLDELSLFWPANILVFCLMISFRARNGTIKGKTLSIGIGFLVSYVAMLSAALWMDNNSPLKTKVLLCLCNMVFVVTAWCAFCLMCRFTGKWSTFEKFSKYYVYIIFASTFVGAFSSGVAYGVYAYVYDTGNRYAEFMDWFSEQLGTGIILAFFFLRGKDILRALRNIPLCPKHIRENIFPFLVFIIFLLVSLFFQDASLITLSVIPLTLCAFNYSFPIMSLLCAITGVILNYLYINQVGILINSNSEAYINSFLTTARLNIAMLIMAMLSVSHFVSMNRRLIKIIESNSLKDALTNTFNRRAFLSMLNGRQGLLMNKRKRQLTLLFLDIDYFKQVNDTYGHASGDELIASFARMLSANIRPSDILCRWGGEEFVIAAYDLTAEQSAAMAETLRHLTESTPLVLSDGREIRFTTSIGVVTFPQYEGGNTYDLIGLADEQLYKAKAQGRNRVCLRLVEDI; encoded by the coding sequence ATGAATAACGATTTGACGTTGAAAACTATAAAATTCATGCCGTTTCTGTTCTTGACCACTTTCATCGTGAGCTGTCTGGGATTTCGGTTTCGGGTACTGGATGAGCTGTCGCTGTTTTGGCCCGCCAATATTCTGGTTTTTTGTCTCATGATTAGTTTCAGAGCCAGAAACGGGACGATAAAAGGTAAAACACTGTCTATCGGTATCGGTTTTTTAGTGAGTTATGTGGCGATGCTATCGGCGGCGCTGTGGATGGACAATAACTCACCGTTAAAAACCAAAGTGCTGTTATGTTTGTGCAATATGGTCTTTGTGGTAACGGCCTGGTGCGCCTTTTGCCTGATGTGTCGGTTTACCGGTAAGTGGTCGACATTTGAAAAATTCAGCAAATATTACGTCTATATTATTTTCGCTTCGACGTTTGTCGGTGCGTTCTCATCCGGCGTGGCGTATGGGGTTTATGCGTATGTCTACGATACGGGGAACCGCTATGCCGAGTTTATGGACTGGTTCAGTGAACAACTGGGAACCGGTATTATTCTCGCGTTCTTTTTCCTGCGCGGTAAAGATATCCTGCGGGCGCTGCGGAATATTCCTCTTTGTCCTAAGCACATCAGAGAGAATATTTTTCCCTTTCTGGTCTTCATCATTTTCTTATTGGTGAGCCTGTTTTTTCAGGACGCGAGCCTGATTACGCTGTCTGTTATTCCGCTCACGCTGTGTGCATTCAATTACTCTTTCCCGATCATGTCGTTGCTCTGTGCGATTACGGGCGTAATACTGAATTATCTCTATATTAATCAAGTCGGTATACTCATCAATTCAAACTCTGAGGCGTACATTAATTCGTTTCTCACGACCGCACGACTGAACATCGCGATGTTAATTATGGCGATGTTAAGCGTCTCTCATTTTGTTTCGATGAACCGACGACTGATTAAAATCATCGAAAGCAACAGCCTGAAGGATGCACTCACGAATACCTTCAATCGTCGCGCTTTCCTTAGCATGTTGAATGGGAGGCAGGGCTTGCTAATGAATAAGAGAAAGCGTCAGCTAACGCTGTTATTTCTGGATATTGATTATTTTAAGCAGGTCAACGATACCTACGGTCATGCCAGCGGGGATGAATTGATCGCCAGTTTTGCCCGTATGCTGAGCGCGAATATTCGGCCGAGCGACATTCTTTGCCGCTGGGGTGGGGAGGAATTCGTTATTGCGGCTTATGATCTGACGGCTGAACAATCCGCAGCGATGGCTGAAACCCTACGGCATCTGACGGAATCCACGCCGCTTGTGCTGTCCGATGGTCGGGAAATCCGTTTTACGACCAGCATCGGCGTGGTCACGTTTCCCCAGTATGAAGGCGGCAACACTTACGATTTGATCGGGCTGGCAGATGAGCAGCTCTACAAAGCGAAAGCGCAGGGGCGTAATCGTGTGTGTCTGCGTTTGGTCGAAGATATCTGA
- a CDS encoding DUF305 domain-containing protein: protein MKKVHLLLTAALLVPFLSFAADSAHSGHGSASEASSQQAYMKGMDAMHTEMMEGLQSSDPDIAFAKGMIAHHRGAIDMAKTELQYGKDPELRKLAEEIIKAQQPEIDQMEAWLKKQGKQ, encoded by the coding sequence ATGAAGAAAGTCCATTTGTTATTAACGGCGGCCTTGCTGGTTCCGTTTCTCTCGTTTGCCGCTGACAGCGCGCATAGCGGCCATGGTTCAGCGAGCGAAGCGTCATCCCAACAGGCGTATATGAAAGGGATGGATGCAATGCATACCGAGATGATGGAAGGGTTACAGTCCAGCGACCCTGATATTGCCTTTGCCAAAGGGATGATTGCGCATCACCGCGGCGCGATTGATATGGCGAAGACGGAATTGCAATACGGTAAAGACCCGGAATTGCGCAAGCTGGCAGAAGAGATTATTAAAGCTCAGCAGCCGGAGATCGACCAAATGGAAGCCTGGCTGAAGAAGCAAGGCAAGCAGTAA
- a CDS encoding beta-glucoside-specific PTS transporter subunit IIABC, with protein MNSKVLAENILRLVGGETNVSTLVHCATRLRFKIVDHGKVDVAALEALEGVITVINASGQLQVVIGNRVPEVYRAFGSISKLLEDGDGKRQTAESEQSTSAMGRLIDLVAGIFTPLLGAMAAAGVLKGALAIVLALGWLNTKESTYVILHAASDSLFYFLPMLLAITAARKFETNIFVAVSIAGALVYPTIQGLFDAGQPVTFFGLPVVMMKYTASVIPIIFSVWLMSYIERFLNRHIHESVRNILTPFFLLLLMVPLTLMTIGPIGISASKLIASVFVSIYEFNPIIAGALMAASWQVLVIFGVHWGFVTVFINDLSVMGHSYLKAASSPSVFAQSGALLGVMVRTKDKKLKALAGSTFIASLFGITEPGVYGVTLKLKKPFICAVIAAAIGGAIVGYAKSSAVSMGMPGLLTLPIFYGEGFVGFLIGCAVAFAASFVLTVIVGFDDPTPPVENTSAPTHSSSTSATPAAPVSRQPANAVPPAQPLKDAPATAEQLGSPVKGELILLEDVDDKVFSSGVVGQGVAILPEEGRIYSPVDGVIARTFSSGHAVGILSQNGAEILIHVGINTVQLEGQHYQMHVAEGDKVQKGQLLLEFDLEAIKQAGYDTVTPMVVTNADEYHLFSPGSARQLRVGDTIIALA; from the coding sequence ATGAATAGCAAAGTGCTCGCTGAAAATATTCTGAGGTTGGTCGGAGGGGAAACGAACGTTTCGACTCTGGTGCATTGTGCAACACGCTTGCGCTTTAAGATTGTTGATCACGGTAAAGTGGATGTGGCTGCGCTTGAGGCGTTGGAAGGCGTCATTACGGTCATCAATGCTTCAGGGCAATTGCAGGTGGTGATCGGGAACCGAGTGCCGGAGGTGTATCGCGCTTTTGGTTCGATCTCCAAGCTGCTGGAGGACGGCGACGGGAAACGCCAGACTGCGGAAAGTGAGCAATCGACCTCTGCCATGGGACGATTGATCGATCTGGTTGCCGGGATCTTTACCCCCTTGTTGGGCGCGATGGCGGCAGCGGGGGTGCTGAAAGGGGCGCTGGCTATTGTCCTGGCGCTCGGGTGGCTGAATACCAAAGAAAGTACCTATGTCATCCTGCATGCGGCGTCCGACAGCCTGTTCTATTTTTTGCCGATGCTGTTGGCGATTACCGCTGCGCGTAAATTTGAAACCAATATTTTTGTGGCGGTGTCGATTGCCGGTGCGCTGGTTTACCCGACGATTCAGGGTTTATTTGATGCCGGGCAGCCTGTGACGTTCTTCGGCCTGCCTGTGGTGATGATGAAATACACTGCCTCGGTGATCCCGATTATCTTCAGCGTGTGGCTGATGTCGTATATCGAGCGTTTCCTGAATCGCCATATTCACGAAAGCGTGCGTAATATCCTGACGCCGTTTTTCCTGCTGCTACTGATGGTGCCGCTAACGCTGATGACCATCGGGCCGATTGGGATTTCGGCCAGTAAGCTCATTGCGTCGGTATTCGTCAGTATCTATGAATTCAACCCGATTATTGCGGGCGCGCTGATGGCGGCGTCATGGCAGGTCTTAGTGATATTTGGCGTTCACTGGGGCTTTGTGACCGTGTTCATCAACGATCTCTCCGTCATGGGGCACAGCTACCTTAAAGCCGCCTCCAGCCCGTCGGTCTTTGCCCAGTCTGGCGCACTGCTGGGCGTGATGGTGCGTACCAAAGATAAAAAGCTCAAAGCGTTGGCAGGCAGTACCTTTATCGCGTCGCTGTTTGGCATCACGGAACCCGGTGTTTATGGGGTTACGCTGAAGCTGAAGAAACCGTTTATCTGCGCGGTGATCGCTGCTGCCATCGGGGGCGCTATCGTCGGCTATGCGAAAAGCTCGGCGGTTTCTATGGGGATGCCTGGGTTACTGACGCTGCCGATCTTCTACGGAGAAGGCTTTGTCGGGTTCCTCATCGGCTGTGCTGTCGCCTTCGCCGCGAGTTTTGTACTGACGGTTATTGTGGGATTTGACGATCCAACGCCGCCGGTTGAGAACACGTCAGCGCCCACACATTCATCATCAACTTCTGCGACACCCGCTGCGCCAGTATCACGCCAGCCAGCCAATGCTGTGCCACCTGCCCAACCGCTAAAAGACGCGCCAGCGACGGCGGAACAGCTGGGATCGCCGGTAAAAGGCGAACTGATCTTGCTGGAAGACGTGGACGATAAGGTGTTCTCTTCCGGCGTGGTGGGGCAGGGCGTTGCTATTCTGCCGGAAGAAGGGCGCATCTATTCACCGGTGGACGGCGTGATTGCCAGAACGTTCAGCAGCGGCCATGCCGTCGGCATTCTTTCGCAGAACGGTGCGGAAATTCTGATTCATGTCGGGATCAATACGGTGCAGTTGGAAGGCCAGCATTATCAGATGCATGTTGCAGAAGGTGACAAGGTGCAAAAAGGCCAGTTGCTGCTGGAGTTCGATCTGGAAGCAATCAAGCAGGCAGGCTACGACACGGTGACGCCGATGGTGGTGACGAATGCGGATGAGTACCACTTATTCAGTCCGGGCTCCGCTCGTCAGTTGAGGGTCGGCGATACGATTATCGCGCTGGCGTAA
- a CDS encoding sulfatase-like hydrolase/transferase: MKKHVMALSIATALLAGPTLWHTAAAAQTKPNVIILFTDDMGWADMSVQGAKTPTPHLDKLAATGQRWTNFYVSSAISSPSRGGLMTGRVETKTGLYGTKIPGVFLDEDPDGFPDDEVSIAESLQHNGYRTIMYGKWHLGTQSNAFPTRHGFDEWYGIPTSNDRFSTVVDQVEMNRLASSDPKRRELLSKMEEINRSPKQEYWNVPLYHSYKDNGKQVDYAVPQGFQQASFTKDVTNKAVQYIADNKDKPFFMYMAYPQTHVPLFTSPEFKGKGHNPYGDVMLEIDWSVGQIYQALEASNLAENTIVIFTSDNGPWLQYDKDGLAGSALPLRSGKSTVFEGGQRVPFIVNWKSHIAPKVVDDIGSTLDLLPTLMKITGSQHAQRDLDGVDLSAAFLNGKPSARTFMPYFYWGKMDAYRDGDYKVVFRDKKAGIPVDLEKPLMFNLRDDVSEQHDLSAKEPDRYRALIEKARAYEQLLGEKKPPLFDL; this comes from the coding sequence ATGAAGAAACATGTCATGGCACTCTCTATCGCGACGGCGTTGCTGGCTGGGCCAACGCTGTGGCACACCGCTGCGGCGGCGCAAACGAAACCGAATGTGATCATCCTGTTTACCGATGATATGGGCTGGGCCGATATGTCGGTACAGGGCGCGAAAACGCCGACGCCTCATCTGGATAAACTAGCAGCAACGGGACAGCGCTGGACCAATTTTTATGTCTCGTCAGCGATCTCTTCCCCCAGCCGCGGCGGATTGATGACGGGCCGCGTCGAAACTAAAACGGGGCTATACGGCACGAAAATCCCCGGCGTGTTCCTGGATGAAGATCCTGATGGTTTCCCCGATGATGAAGTCAGCATAGCGGAATCACTCCAGCACAACGGGTATCGCACCATCATGTACGGCAAATGGCACTTAGGGACGCAGTCGAACGCGTTCCCGACACGCCACGGTTTTGATGAGTGGTATGGGATCCCGACCAGCAACGATCGCTTCAGCACCGTTGTCGATCAGGTGGAGATGAATCGTCTGGCAAGCAGCGATCCGAAAAGGCGTGAACTGCTGAGCAAAATGGAAGAGATCAACCGCTCACCGAAGCAGGAATACTGGAACGTGCCGCTTTATCACTCCTATAAAGACAACGGAAAGCAGGTCGATTACGCCGTACCGCAGGGCTTCCAGCAGGCCAGTTTTACCAAGGATGTGACGAACAAGGCGGTGCAGTATATTGCCGACAATAAAGATAAGCCGTTCTTTATGTACATGGCTTACCCGCAGACTCACGTACCGTTGTTTACCTCGCCGGAATTTAAAGGCAAAGGGCATAACCCTTACGGTGATGTGATGCTGGAGATCGACTGGTCGGTGGGGCAGATCTATCAGGCGCTGGAAGCGAGCAACTTGGCGGAAAACACCATCGTGATTTTTACGTCCGACAACGGCCCGTGGTTGCAGTATGACAAAGACGGTTTGGCTGGTTCGGCGCTGCCGCTGCGTTCGGGTAAAAGTACTGTATTTGAAGGGGGGCAGCGTGTTCCGTTTATCGTGAACTGGAAATCGCATATCGCGCCGAAAGTGGTGGATGACATCGGCAGTACGCTGGATCTTCTGCCAACGCTGATGAAGATCACCGGTAGCCAACATGCTCAGCGCGATCTGGACGGCGTGGATCTCAGCGCCGCCTTCCTGAATGGAAAGCCTAGTGCGCGTACCTTCATGCCGTATTTCTACTGGGGCAAAATGGATGCCTACCGTGATGGCGACTACAAGGTGGTCTTCCGTGACAAGAAAGCGGGCATTCCGGTCGATCTGGAAAAACCGCTTATGTTCAACTTGCGCGATGACGTTTCTGAACAGCATGATTTGTCGGCTAAAGAGCCGGATCGCTATCGGGCGTTGATAGAAAAAGCGCGGGCCTATGAGCAGTTGCTGGGTGAGAAGAAACCCCCGCTGTTCGATCTGTAA
- a CDS encoding sulfatase has product MKRNRLLAAMTLACMQAAGVHTAAAASPSTTVPSAGGAQPNVVYIILDDQRYDAFGFLNSAIHTPNMDSIAKEGTYFKNAFVTTSLCSPSRASILTGMYVHNHGVSDNNPSDLSHLNYFPELLRDKGYQTGFFGKWHFGGADKTATKGFAGFDRWVGLLGQGSYYPIDNYGKPTMLNIDGKMVPQKGYITDELTDYAVDWLNTLDKKKPFMMYLSHKGVHSDFLPAKRHRGSMKEVTFPLPDTYADTPENYAGKPMWVKNQRNSWHGVDYPYNTDMDLQQYQRDYYETLRSVDDSVGRVRDWLQKQGLDKNTIIMVMGDNGFMFGEHGLIDKRNAYEESIRVPLIASGPGFAKDKVVEEIVRNIDVAPTILEAAGIAAPKHYDGQSFWRLGLDGYNVPKRKDYFVYEYFWEYSFPQTPTTFAIRTPEYKYIQYYGVWDKEELYDMQNDREEKHNLIDSTDEKIVNVKIALRKKLYEELGDRQGKNVIPYNQRTGQGQIYRHEGAGEQLAPFPREWLKGYNHEEILAGFIPDQVGKEAKVKASNEAVKKSEPLLKELMDK; this is encoded by the coding sequence ATGAAAAGAAATAGACTTCTGGCCGCGATGACGCTGGCCTGTATGCAAGCGGCGGGGGTACATACTGCCGCTGCAGCTTCTCCGTCAACGACGGTGCCGTCGGCGGGGGGAGCGCAACCCAACGTGGTTTACATCATTCTTGACGATCAGCGTTACGACGCATTTGGTTTCCTGAACTCGGCCATCCATACGCCGAATATGGATAGCATCGCCAAAGAAGGGACGTATTTTAAGAATGCGTTCGTGACCACCTCGCTGTGCTCCCCTAGCCGTGCCAGTATCCTGACGGGGATGTACGTGCATAATCATGGCGTATCGGATAACAATCCGTCCGATCTCTCTCATCTGAATTACTTCCCGGAGCTGCTGCGCGACAAAGGCTATCAGACCGGTTTCTTTGGTAAGTGGCACTTCGGTGGCGCGGATAAAACGGCCACGAAAGGCTTTGCCGGTTTTGATCGCTGGGTAGGGCTGCTGGGGCAAGGTAGCTATTATCCGATTGATAACTATGGCAAGCCGACCATGCTCAATATTGATGGCAAGATGGTGCCGCAAAAAGGCTATATCACCGATGAACTGACGGATTACGCCGTAGACTGGCTGAACACGCTTGATAAGAAAAAGCCGTTCATGATGTACCTGTCACATAAAGGCGTTCACTCCGACTTTCTGCCCGCCAAACGTCACCGTGGCAGTATGAAAGAGGTAACTTTCCCGCTGCCAGATACCTATGCTGATACGCCGGAAAACTATGCTGGTAAGCCGATGTGGGTGAAGAACCAGCGTAACAGCTGGCACGGCGTGGATTACCCCTATAACACGGATATGGACCTTCAGCAGTATCAGCGTGACTACTATGAAACGTTGCGTTCGGTGGATGACAGCGTAGGGCGCGTACGCGACTGGCTGCAAAAACAGGGGTTGGATAAGAACACCATTATCATGGTGATGGGGGATAACGGCTTTATGTTCGGCGAACATGGGTTGATCGATAAGCGGAATGCCTATGAAGAGTCGATCCGCGTGCCGTTGATTGCTTCCGGGCCGGGCTTCGCTAAAGACAAAGTGGTGGAAGAGATCGTCAGAAATATCGACGTAGCACCAACCATTCTGGAAGCCGCAGGCATTGCCGCGCCGAAGCATTACGACGGGCAGAGCTTCTGGCGTCTGGGTCTGGATGGCTATAATGTGCCGAAGCGTAAAGATTACTTCGTCTACGAATACTTCTGGGAATACAGCTTCCCGCAGACGCCAACCACGTTTGCGATCCGCACGCCGGAATACAAATACATCCAATATTACGGCGTCTGGGATAAAGAAGAGCTTTATGACATGCAGAACGATCGGGAAGAGAAGCACAACCTGATCGATTCTACCGATGAGAAGATCGTGAATGTCAAAATCGCGCTGCGCAAAAAGCTGTATGAAGAACTGGGCGATAGGCAGGGCAAAAACGTGATCCCGTATAACCAACGTACAGGACAAGGGCAGATTTACCGCCATGAAGGTGCTGGTGAACAGCTAGCGCCATTCCCGCGCGAATGGCTGAAAGGGTATAACCACGAGGAGATTCTCGCCGGGTTCATCCCCGATCAGGTGGGTAAAGAAGCGAAGGTGAAAGCTTCGAACGAAGCGGTGAAAAAGAGTGAACCGCTCCTCAAAGAGCTGATGGATAAATAA
- a CDS encoding anaerobic sulfatase maturase — MSQSIANFQLMAKPSGSVCNIDCSYCFYLEKEHLYPDRKSRWKMDGDTLENYVRKNISSQQAPVVDFLWQGGEPTLLGIDFFREAVRLQNHYRGTKQINNFFQTNGTNIDDDWARFLKENQFLVGLSIDGDRISNDAHRLTRAGKSTFDDVMKGLEALKRHKVEFNTLTVVNAENVKRPLDVYQFLKRIGSRYMQFIPLVERRAAKPDDNGLVLIQPDFSGQCSVTEWSVPAKAYGRFLNTIFDYWVQHDLGNVFVMNFEQTLTKMTGQLSACVINETCGGNLIVEANGDVYSCDHFVYPENKLGNINQDDLASLVNSPQNLAFGENKRKNISKDCLSCEVKAVCHGGCPKHRFEISSDGRPNKNYFCDGFKTHLFHVLPRMNSLLVQLGRQESMKKIRRNIKAEFY; from the coding sequence ATGAGTCAATCCATTGCCAATTTTCAGTTGATGGCCAAGCCTTCAGGATCCGTGTGCAATATTGATTGCTCATACTGTTTTTATCTGGAGAAGGAACACCTTTATCCAGATCGGAAAAGCCGCTGGAAGATGGATGGCGATACGCTGGAAAACTATGTGCGAAAGAACATCAGCAGCCAGCAGGCACCCGTCGTTGATTTCCTGTGGCAAGGCGGAGAGCCGACGCTGCTAGGCATCGATTTCTTCCGTGAAGCAGTGCGATTACAGAACCACTACCGCGGCACAAAGCAGATCAATAACTTCTTTCAGACCAACGGCACCAATATTGATGACGACTGGGCGCGTTTTCTGAAAGAGAACCAGTTTCTGGTGGGGTTGTCGATCGACGGTGACCGTATCAGCAATGATGCCCATCGTCTCACGCGAGCAGGGAAAAGCACCTTTGATGATGTGATGAAAGGGCTGGAGGCGCTGAAGCGTCACAAGGTCGAGTTTAATACCCTGACCGTGGTGAATGCGGAAAATGTGAAACGCCCGCTGGATGTTTACCAGTTTCTTAAACGCATCGGCAGTCGTTACATGCAGTTCATTCCGCTGGTGGAGCGCCGCGCTGCAAAGCCGGACGATAACGGACTGGTGCTGATTCAGCCGGATTTTTCGGGCCAGTGCAGCGTAACGGAGTGGTCAGTGCCTGCCAAAGCCTATGGTCGTTTTCTGAATACGATTTTTGATTATTGGGTTCAGCACGATCTGGGCAATGTGTTTGTCATGAACTTTGAGCAAACGCTGACCAAAATGACCGGGCAGCTTAGCGCCTGCGTTATCAACGAGACCTGCGGCGGCAATCTGATTGTTGAAGCGAATGGCGATGTGTATTCCTGCGACCATTTCGTTTATCCAGAAAATAAACTCGGCAATATTAATCAGGACGATCTAGCGTCGCTGGTGAATTCGCCGCAAAACCTCGCCTTTGGTGAGAATAAACGAAAGAATATCAGTAAAGATTGTCTGAGTTGTGAAGTAAAAGCCGTTTGTCATGGCGGTTGCCCGAAGCATCGGTTTGAAATTTCTAGCGATGGACGACCGAATAAAAACTATTTTTGTGATGGATTTAAAACGCACTTATTCCATGTATTACCACGTATGAATTCCTTGCTCGTGCAATTGGGACGTCAGGAATCAATGAAGAAGATAAGGAGGAATATAAAAGCAGAATTTTATTAA
- a CDS encoding sulfatase → MMKKIPLVAAVVAALALPGQAISADFSAQIASPRPNVVLIVAEDMNPRLGAYGDTQARTPNLDALAKESVVFTQAFTMAGVSAPSRAGLITGMFQHTTGLQHMRTATRPAGGYLGVPPSYVKGYPELLRRSGYFTYNDTKTDYQFTKGHADVGPFTLWTRHGEYSSMDDLHIQLAWRNYDLKGKPFFMNFNPQITHESALFTAENHPAGQSRFVKQWDTFRQQYPYTPTDPQNLILEPYLRDTPQTRRELAQHYDNIHIMDMQVGKLLDGLKKDGLWDNTIVIFTADNGDGIPRHKREGYDSGTHVPLIVHIPEKYRPAGWLAEGSMNDRLVSFEDLAPTILGFADIKQPDYMRGISLAQDFAPQRQFVYGVRGRMDEYDMRAYFVRDRDYQYVRNLATTPGGIGIAFRNALGSMKDLNAAHEQHQLSADQQSWFDDRPAEELYDLRRDPLQLHNLAAEPAQNAVLVRMREEMDRWRNRANDMNLIVEDQMVADLLDEQGKQRATLTPVAQWDAVSNKIYLANRTQDASIGYSWDGKEWELYTGSITPLKSASQLQFKAIRYGWQESPVGALSIQP, encoded by the coding sequence ATGATGAAAAAAATACCTCTGGTTGCCGCCGTCGTGGCTGCGTTAGCGCTGCCCGGTCAGGCGATAAGTGCCGATTTTTCTGCCCAAATCGCCAGCCCACGTCCGAACGTGGTGCTGATTGTGGCGGAGGATATGAATCCCCGCTTGGGTGCATACGGAGATACACAGGCGCGAACGCCGAATCTGGATGCGTTGGCAAAAGAGTCCGTTGTCTTTACACAAGCCTTCACGATGGCAGGCGTATCCGCGCCGTCGCGAGCTGGGCTGATTACCGGCATGTTTCAACATACCACCGGGTTGCAGCACATGCGTACGGCGACCCGACCAGCAGGCGGCTATTTAGGCGTGCCGCCTTCTTATGTGAAAGGTTACCCCGAACTGCTGCGCCGCAGTGGTTACTTTACCTATAACGATACCAAGACGGATTACCAGTTTACGAAAGGCCATGCCGATGTCGGCCCTTTCACCCTGTGGACGCGCCACGGGGAGTACAGCAGCATGGACGATCTGCATATTCAGCTGGCCTGGCGTAATTATGATCTGAAGGGCAAGCCGTTCTTCATGAATTTTAACCCGCAGATTACGCATGAATCGGCGCTTTTCACGGCGGAAAACCACCCTGCGGGCCAATCGCGCTTTGTCAAACAGTGGGATACCTTCCGACAGCAGTACCCTTATACGCCAACGGATCCACAAAATCTGATACTGGAACCCTATCTGAGGGATACGCCACAAACCCGGCGGGAGCTGGCGCAGCATTATGACAATATTCACATTATGGATATGCAGGTCGGTAAGCTGCTGGATGGGCTGAAAAAGGACGGGCTGTGGGATAACACCATCGTCATATTTACGGCTGATAACGGTGATGGGATCCCGCGTCACAAGCGTGAGGGCTACGACTCTGGCACCCATGTCCCGCTAATCGTGCATATCCCTGAGAAATATCGTCCGGCTGGCTGGTTGGCGGAGGGGAGTATGAATGACCGGCTTGTGTCGTTCGAAGATCTGGCACCAACCATTCTGGGGTTTGCCGATATCAAACAACCTGACTATATGCGTGGTATCAGTCTGGCACAGGATTTCGCGCCGCAGCGCCAGTTTGTCTATGGCGTGCGAGGGCGGATGGATGAATACGATATGCGCGCCTATTTTGTTCGGGATCGTGACTATCAATATGTGCGTAATCTGGCGACCACGCCGGGAGGGATCGGCATTGCTTTCCGTAACGCGCTCGGATCGATGAAGGATTTGAATGCAGCGCATGAACAGCATCAGCTGAGTGCCGATCAGCAAAGCTGGTTTGACGATCGTCCAGCAGAAGAGCTCTACGATCTACGACGCGATCCCTTGCAGTTGCATAATCTGGCGGCAGAACCTGCCCAAAATGCCGTGCTGGTACGGATGCGTGAAGAGATGGATCGCTGGCGTAACAGGGCGAACGACATGAATTTGATCGTGGAAGATCAGATGGTGGCGGATTTGCTGGATGAGCAGGGTAAGCAGCGCGCCACGCTGACGCCAGTGGCGCAGTGGGATGCGGTCAGCAACAAAATTTATCTGGCTAACCGCACGCAGGATGCCTCGATTGGCTACAGTTGGGATGGCAAAGAGTGGGAGCTGTATACGGGCAGTATCACGCCGCTGAAGAGTGCATCGCAGCTGCAATTCAAGGCGATTCGCTATGGTTGGCAGGAAAGCCCGGTCGGCGCGTTGTCCATTCAGCCGTAA
- a CDS encoding porin, translating into MNNKKLKLGLFCTLLLLCQTFTEAAQIYNKEGNKLYLDGRVIARRIISDNENIDGDKVRFRMNIHGETKITETLYGYGRFEHDFNAFEPESAAPTDYTRYAYAGLNEKYWGSISYGRNDGVLAYPQYTTMIFPINGGGTYAPDTFMGKRGTGILTWQNNDLFGFIPGGELRLQYQGKNEGSRSVNTQNGNGYGIAFGYAIPSAPLEFSAAWALSQRTLKQQQADYGEGDSADGWMVGMAWQPENWYIGAFYGETENMQFVNNRRSKISGFANKAQNLEAGIRYRFPSKLTTAVGYRESKAKNLDGIGDALLVRNALLFVSYPLNANFSLSAEYSVNLLKDNNPLGLNTDDATWLTATFIF; encoded by the coding sequence ATGAATAATAAAAAACTGAAGCTGGGACTTTTCTGTACCTTACTCTTATTGTGTCAAACATTCACAGAAGCGGCCCAGATTTACAATAAAGAGGGAAATAAGCTGTACCTCGATGGTCGCGTTATCGCGCGTAGGATTATTAGCGATAACGAGAATATTGATGGTGATAAAGTTCGGTTCAGGATGAACATTCACGGGGAAACGAAAATCACGGAGACGCTATATGGCTATGGCCGATTCGAGCATGATTTTAATGCGTTTGAACCCGAAAGCGCCGCGCCGACGGATTATACCCGTTACGCCTATGCTGGCCTGAATGAGAAATATTGGGGCAGCATCAGCTATGGGCGTAATGATGGCGTTCTGGCTTATCCGCAATATACCACGATGATTTTCCCGATAAACGGCGGAGGAACCTATGCGCCGGATACCTTTATGGGGAAACGTGGAACGGGAATATTGACCTGGCAGAATAACGATCTGTTTGGCTTTATTCCCGGTGGGGAACTGAGGTTGCAATATCAAGGGAAGAACGAAGGCAGCCGTTCGGTTAATACGCAAAACGGTAACGGTTACGGTATCGCATTCGGGTACGCTATACCGTCAGCCCCGCTGGAATTCAGCGCAGCCTGGGCGTTATCACAGCGTACACTAAAACAGCAGCAGGCTGATTACGGTGAGGGCGACAGCGCTGACGGCTGGATGGTTGGAATGGCCTGGCAGCCGGAAAATTGGTATATCGGCGCATTTTATGGCGAAACCGAAAATATGCAGTTTGTTAATAACCGCCGCAGCAAAATATCCGGATTTGCGAATAAAGCACAAAATCTGGAAGCGGGAATACGTTATCGCTTCCCGTCTAAATTAACCACGGCTGTGGGATACCGGGAATCGAAAGCAAAAAATCTGGACGGTATTGGTGATGCGTTACTGGTTCGAAATGCACTTCTGTTCGTGTCGTATCCTCTTAACGCTAATTTCAGTTTGTCTGCGGAATATAGCGTTAATTTACTAAAAGATAACAACCCTCTGGGACTTAATACGGATGATGCCACCTGGTTAACAGCAACATTTATTTTCTGA